ATGATGCTGCGCTGCAGGTTGGCAATAGAAGTATCGGCCACAGCCACCTGCTTTTCAGCATCAAATTGCTGACGCTGCAGGCCCTGGAGTGAAGACCGGCTTTCATCGAGTTCGGCACGGCGGGCATCGTACACCGACCGCTTTTCTTCCAGTATGGCTTTCAATTCATCCAGCTGCTGCTGAATGCCACCCAGCTTTTCCTTTTCGTCGGCCATTTGCTCCTGCGTGTGCAGTACGCCATCCCGCAGGCTTTCGAGCTGGCCTTCACTCCGCTGCAAAAAGTCTTTCAGGCTCTCTTCTTTCTCCGACAAAAACTTGAGCTGTTGCTGGGCCAAATTCTTATCATTTTCCTTCAGGCGCAGGTTTTGGAGCATCTGGTTGAAAGCTTGCTGCATGCTTTGCAGGGCTTTTTCCTGCTCAATAAAACCGAGCCGGTCGGCTTCAATAGCAGCTTCTTCGGTGGCAATGGTTACCTCCAGCTCCGTCCGCTTGTCGGTTTCGGTTGCCTGTTGCTCGTTTAGTTCCTTGTACTGTACATGAAATCCTTCCAGCGCCGCCTTGGCCAGTTCAATGCTTACCTCCCGGTAGTCCTTCTTTATTTCATAATATTTTTCCGCCTTTTTTGCCTGATTTTCAAGTGCTTTCAGCTGGTTGTTAATTTCGAATAACAGGTCTTCAATACGGGCCAGATCCTGTTCGGTGGCATCCAGCTTCAATTTGGCTTCCTTTTTACGTGTTTTGTAAATGGAGATACCAGCGGCCTGCTCCAGCATCTTGCGGCGGCTGTTGTCCTTGTCCTTGATGATGTCATCTACCATGCCCAACTCAATGATAGCGTAGCTGTCGGTAGAAACACCGGTATCCAAAAACAAGTTGTGGATGTCTTTGAGTCGACATTGTACATCGTTTAGGCGGTATTCGCTATCACCGTTTTTGTAGAAACGACGGGTGATAGTTACTGTATTAAACTCTGTTGGAAGCAGGTTGCGGGTGTTTTCGAAGGTGAGGCTCACCTCTGCCAAACCGCTGGCACTCCGGCTTTTGGAGCCGTTGAACACCAGGCTGTCGAGGTTTTCACTACGCAGGTTGCTGATTTTTTGCTCACCAATTACCCAGCGGATGCTGTCTACGATATTGCTTTTGCCACAACCATTGGGCCCGATAATGCCCGTAATCCCCTCATCGAAGTTGACAACGGTTTTATCAGCAAAACTTTTGAACCCTTTGATTTCCAAACTTTTAAGACGCACAGTAACTCCTTTTTTTGAATCAGTATTGTTGGGCAGCTGGCTGCCCAGGCTCCACATGGGGCAAGTTGCCAAAAATACCCGTTGGCGTTAATTTATGCAGGGAAATCTTCCCCCAATTTTTCGATTTTATTCACGACTTATACACAGTAGTATTCAGGTGCAGCAAGGGTTTGCTGAGTCATCCACAGGCAGGACTGTCCTTTATTTCTACCCTACCAAACATTAGCTATTGACATTTATTAAATTGCTCGAAACATAATTCAGCACATGCAAACATCCTTACCCAATAGCACCCCTCAGCAAGACTTTCTTGCCCCCTTTGTGGAAGAAACTTCCGTACGCTTTGCAGGATTTTGGCTTCGTTTTGCCGCCGTCATTATAGACTTATTTATTTTGATCGTAGTTAATCTTGCCCTAGGCAGCATTGAAAACCTTCCTTCTTTCACCATTTACGAGTGGACTGAAAGTTTCAATTACACTCTCGGTATCGACGCTGAATGGGTATTCAACTTTTTGTATTACACCATTTTTGAAAGTTCTAACTGGCAGGGTACGCTTGGCAAAAGGGTGCTCGGTTTAAAAGTGACGGATTTGGAAGGAAAACGCATTTCATTTTTACGAGCAATCGGTAGGCATTTTGCACAATACCTCTCCGCAATTACTCTCGCAATAGGTTATATGATGGCCGGATGGACTGAGAAAAAACAGGCCCTACACGATATGATTGCCAGCACACTCGTGGTACAGGATTAGCCAGATCCACATTGTTGCGCCTACCTTTGCCCGGCAAAAAATAAAACAATGGCAGAGGATTTAACCATCATAAAAGGAAGCAAAGCCGAACAATACGAGGCGCTGATTCCTCAAATCAAAGGGTTGCTGGAAGGTGAAAACAATCTGGTCGCCAATTTGGCCAATGTAGCCGCCGCCCTCAAGGAGCAATTTGGCTGGTGGTGGGTGGGCTTTTACACCGTTGATAGCGAACAGGAACTGGTTCTCGGCCCCTTTCAGGGACCGGTAGCATGCACCCGCATCCGCAAAGGCCGTGGCGTATGTGGCAGCAGCTGGCAACAGGCCGTGACGCTGATTGTACCCGACGTAGAGCAATTTCCCGGACACATAGCCTGCAGCAGTGCCAGCAAAAGTGAGATTGTGGTGCCAGTCATTAAGCAGGGAGAAGTATTAGCGGTGCTGGATGTTGACAGTGAATTGCTCAACCATTTTGACGAAACCGACAAACAATACCTGGAGGAAATTGTAACCTATATACCGTGGCCGGAAAAACAATCATCTAGTCAGGTTTCATAGCATCATTTTCATTTACCATCGAATTCGACATCTTTTTTAAAACAATGATTGTCAACAAGATGGATACTGTTTACACAAGTCATGGTTCAAGCATATAATTTTCTAGCTGCGTGGCAACTCTTTCCTGAAAAATGTGATTTCCAGTTTGGCATGGCCCCAAAGAGTGGCAACTACAAAATGGAAACCGACAACAAGCAGCACCAGCTGATTGTAACCACCAACTGGGTGGCGCAGGACAACGGCGCCTTCTATAGCGAATACCGTTTTACGCCGGATGGTGAGTGGCACCCTTTCGACAATCAGGATTTGGCCGACAGTGTACTGGGGCAATTCAAAAATGCCAGCTGTCTGGAAATACAGTTTCAGAAGGCGGAGCAAACTGTACTGACCGTTGTGAAGGAGATTATGCCCAATGGCTACCTGAAAATTACACAAACCGGCATCCAACCCGATGGCATTCCGTTTACCAACGTGGAGATGTACCACAAGCAAATGAGTGTGTTGCCCTATGCTTCCTCCGTGGGCAGTGTCGCCATTAAGCCCACCGAAGAAGGCGTTATCAAACACAAGGCCCTGCTGGCCATGGAGCAGCAAACCGACATGCAGCTGGATCAAATCCGGCAGCAGATTGAACTTTTGGCCAAACAGGCTCAGGAGTTGCGCAAACGCAAGGAGCTCTCCCTGATGATTTACGATGCCCGCCTTAGTTTTCAGCCGGTGATTGGCCAAACCTATTACATGTACGAAAAGAAGGACGGCAATCACCTGCTTAGTCTGGTGAGCCCAAAAGAATGGGGTGGCAGCGGTCCATTCAAACAGTTCATTTCTGCCGTAAAGCTACTGGCCGACCATACCTGGGTGGAAGTGGAAATTTGATGTCTGATGTACAATTTCTGATTTCTGATGTACGATATCTAATGTCTGATGTGCGATATCTGATTTCTGATGTACGATTGCTGATTTAGGATGTCTGATTCAATTGCTATTCATTGCAGATTCCAACTTGTTAACGCTGGAACCTCGGAACTCTGGAACTTGAGAACTCTTGAACTTTGGAACCCTGGAACATTGGAACTTGTGAACTCGAAAACTTGTGGAACTTGTGAACCCAGGAACTTCCGAACTTCGGCCCCATGGAAAAAACGCTCAACGTTGGTATTGTAGGTTTTGGCATGTCGGCGCAGGTATTTCATGCCCCTTTTGTAACTACCCTTCCCGGTTTTCGGCTGCATGCGGTGGTAGAACGCCGGACTGATTTGGCCGCTGCCAAGTATCCCGGCATCATTACCTATCGCCAGTTTGATGATTTGCTGAAAGACCAAGCCGTGGATGTGGTGGTGGTGACAACGCCCAACGAAACGCATTTCCCCTACAGCCTGCAAGCACTTGCTGCCGGAAAGCATGTGGTGTTGGAAAAACCTTTTACCAATACCAGCGATGAAGCCCGCCAGTTGGTAAAAGCGGCTCAACAGGCCGGCACCGTGCTGAGTGTGTACCACAACCGTCGCTATGTCAGCGATTTCCGCACCATTGTACAATTGCTGCAGCAGCAAACACTTGGGTCGGTGCATGAATACGAATGCCACTTCGACCGGTACCGCCCCGAGGCCAAAGCCAATGCCTGGCGAGAAGAGCCTAAACCCGGTAGCGGCATTCTGTACGACCTCGGCTCCCACCTCATCGATCAGGCACTGTGCCTGTTTGGCTTGCCGAAAGAAATAACGGCTACGGTAAAAATGCAGCGCCCCCATGCCCGCATCGACGACTATTTTGATATCCGCCTCGATTATGATGTTGCCCGTGTCATTTTGAAATCGGGCATGCTGGTTCGGGAAATGGGTCCGCGATATATGCTGCATGGCACCCTTGGTTCTTACATCAAAAGCGGCGACGACCCACAGGAAGCCTTGTTGAAAGAAGGTCATTTGCCCAACGGCAATTATTGGGGACTGGAGCCTACAGGTATGGAAGGTCTGCTACACACCGAGCAAAACGGAACAGTTATCCGGCAATTGCTGCCCAGTATGGCGGGCAATTTTGGCGACTACTACCGCAATTTGTACAACAGCATTGTACATGGCGCCCCCTTGCGGGAAAAACCAGCTCATGGCTACAATACCATCCGCATCATTGAATTGGCCTTGCAAAGCAGTGCCGAAAAACGGACGCTACCAGTGAGTGGCTTGATGGATGAAACATATCCGTTCGGACTGTAGGAGCTTTTGCCTTCGGCAATTATTTCACACAGAGTTAAGGAGGGCACGGAGAAATCTTTTGATATCTGCGAAAATCCGTTCCATCCTGCCTATCCGCGTCCCATCATTTCAACCCCATGCTGTGGGGAAATGCGGTAACTTACCCCAATGGAAATATTGGTAACGGGTGCTAACGGCTACATTGCGCAACGATTGATTCCGGTATTGCTCGAAGCCGGGCATAGCATACATGCCGTAGTAAGGAATGCGGCCCGTTTTGCAGAAGCGAATGCACACGACCGCATGCACATTTATGAAGCCGACTTGTTGCAACCCGAATCGCTATCGCATTTACCCAAGCCAATTGACGTCGCTTTTTACCTGGTGCACTCCATGAGTGCCAACGGCGATTTTTCGCAGAGTGAAAGTGCCGCGGCAAAACATTTTGTCGATTACATCAATCAAACTGCGTGTCAGCAAATCATTTACCTGAGTGGTATTGTCAATGAAACGCAGCTGAGTACCCATCTCGAAAGCCGGCTACGGGTAGAAAAAATCTTGGGCAGCAGCCTTGTACCACTCACTACACTTCGGGCAGGCATCATTGTTGGTTCGGGGAGTGCCAGCTTCGAAATCATCCGCGACCTGGTTGAAAAATTACCGGTGATGATTGCTCCCAAATGGCTCAACACGTTGTGCCAGCCCATTGCCATCCGCAACGTCATTCATTTTTTGTGCGGCGTAATGTTGCAACCCGCATATTACCATCAACACTTCGACATTGCCGGGCCTGATGTACTCACTTACAAGCAAATGCTGTTGCAGTTTGCAGCTGTACGTAAACTACGGCGCAGCATCATCACCGTTCCCATCATGACACCAAGACTGTCGAGCTACTGGCTGTATTTTGTGACAGCTACCAGTTACCCGCTGGCTAAAAATCTGGTGGATAGCATGAAGGTGAATGTGATTGCCAGTCCCAATAAACTGGCTGAAGAATTGCAGATTGAACTCATCCCCTATACAACAGCCGTTACCATGGCTTTTCAGCGCATTGAACAACACATGGTGATTAGCAGTTGGATAGATTCCTTTAGCGCCAGCAATACTTCGCCGCAGCTGATGATGCAGGTGGAAGTGCCCAGGCACGGTTGTTTTAACGACATTAAATGGCGGAAAGTGGGCAATAACGAAACACAGGTGCTCGATAATATCTGGAGCATTGGCGGCAAGCGGGGCTGGTATTATGGCAATTTCCTTTGGCGCATTCGTGGCTTTATGGATAAGCTGGCGGGTGGTGTGGGCCTTCGCCGGGGTCGCACTCATCCAAGTGACATTAATGCCGGCGATGCTCTCGATTTTTGGCGGGTACTCATTGCCGACAAGCAAGAAAAACGACTCTTGCTTTTTGCAGAAATGAAATTGCCCGGTGAAGCATGGCTCGAATTCAAGCTCATGAAAAAGAACAACCAACTTTACCTCCGACAAACGGCCACGTTTCGCCCCAAGGGTGTGTGGGGCCGACTATACTGGTACAGTGTGTTGCCTTTTCATGTCTTCATTTTTAATGGCATGGCCAGCAATTTGATTTCGTATAAACCGTAGGCCCATTACTTTGCAGCATGCAGTATTACAATTCGAAAGACTGGTTGAAACCGTTGTTTCAATTTCACAAGGCCGATACGTTTCGAAAACTATTGCCCATGCTCCTACTGCTGGCCTTGTACACTGGTGCAGTTGCCTGGCTGGAAATGCATTACCTCAAGCTGGCTAATCAGGCGTATGTAAAAAATATTCCCATCATGCACCAGCTGTTGGGTTTTGCCATTTCGATGCTGTTGGTGTTTCGTACCAACAGTGCCTACGACCGTTGGTGGGAAGGCCGTAAATTGTGGGGAGCCCTCGTCAACAACTGCCGCAATCTCGCTATCAAACTGGATAGCATGCTACCTGCCGATGATTTCGACAACCGCAATTACTGCCGTAAAATGTTGGGCCTTTTTCCGAAAGAACTGCAATTGCATTTGCAAAAAGACAGCACCCGCTATGCATTGGATGAAACAGAACATCCGGAACTGGCGGCCTTCGACCGCAACAAGCACATGCCGCTGCAGTTTAGTTTGGCTTTGCAAAAAGAATTCAGTTACTGTATCAGCAACAGCTCATTTCCGGCGACCAACTGATTACATTGAATGCAGAGCTACAATCACTGATGGATATTTGTGGTGCCTGCGAACGTATTAAAAACACACCTATTCCCTACTCCTACAGCAGCTTTATCAAAAAATTTATTGCTGTGTATGTGGCCACATTGCCGTTGGGTTTTGCATTTACCCTTGGCTGGATAGCCATACCCGTTGTGGTGTTTATTTTTTATGTGCTGGCCAGTTTGGAGTTGATCGCCGAAGAAATTGAAGACCCATTTGGTACCGATACTAACGACCTACCCATGGACAAGATGGCCGACAACATCCGCAACAATGTGTATGATGTAATTAGCCTGCCTTCAAGTAAATAACGGATTGGGATTACAGCATTTGAAAAGGCGACTCATTCGCTTTACCAGCAAATCCCCGACAACACTCTGCTACGATAGCACAAACAAAAAATCCCCGGCAGTACCGGGGATTTTCATTAGTGATTTCATTCACTTATTCATTCATTGACATCATTGACCTAATTGAAATCTTCCTCCGACAAATCCTCATTGTCATCAAAGTTGCCGCCAAAGTTGAGCATGCTGCCCATGAGGTCTTTGAATTCAATTTTGCCATCCAGTGTTTTTTTGCTGATGAGTGAGTAAGATGCCAATCCATGCAGCACAAACTCCATCAGCAAAGCGGTTTCCATTTCGTTGCTGCGGCTAAACATTTTGGTCACCAATGCATGCAACCCACTTACCTGATAGAGTTGATTCATTTTTTCGCGGTCGCTGGCATCTACCAACAAATCAATTTTATTGCCGGCATCAAACCAGTTCACAATGGCCTTGTAAGGATTTTCCTCTTCTTTGCCTTGCTGCGAAGGCTTGCCGGTAATGCGGCGTTTTTTTAACGCATCCGGATTGGGGAAGTATTGCACAAACAAAGAACGCATCGATTTTTCTAGCAGGTTTACCGCCACCTGATATGGCCCTTCCTGCTCTCCTTCGTACACCAATTCTATTTTGCCGGTGATGGATGGAATGATGCCAATCAAATCACTAATCCACACTTGTGTGGCGGGTTCGTTGTGAATAATGGCCCGACGCTCTGCCGTGCTATAGGCATTTTCCAATGCAGAAATGGTCAGTCGTGCAGACACGCCACTCTTCTTATCTACAAACTCGCTGCTGCGGGCTTCGAAAGAAATTTGCTCAATCAATCGCTTTACCAAATCACTTACGGCTACTTTCTCAGCTTGCTGTGGCAAGATGGCGGCTTCCTGTTCAGTGATGGCCAATGCCGTTTCAATACTGCGAGGATAGTGCGTCAATATCTGGCTCTCAATGCGGTCTTTGAGCGGTGTAACAATGCTGCCACGGTTGGTGTAATCTTCTGGGTTGGCGGTAAATACAAACAGAATATCCAACGGCAAGCGGAGTTTGAAACCACGAATCTGTATATCGCCTTCCTGTAAAATATTGAATAACGCTACCTGTATACGGGCTTGCAAATCGGGCAGTTCGTCGATCACGAAAATGCATCGGTTGCTCCGTGGAATGATACCGTAGTGCAACACCCGTTCATCAGCAAAACTCAATTTAAGGTTGGCTGCTTTAATATGGATCGATATCACCAATCAAATCGGCCACACTTACATCGGGCGTGGCGAGTTTTTCTCCATAGCGTTGGGTGCGATGAATCCATTCTACAGGCGTGTCATCACCTTTTTCATGAATGAGATCACGGGCATATTTGCTCAGCGGATTCAACGGATCATCGTTGATATCGCTGCCAGCCACAACGGGAATGTATTCATCCAGCAGATCAATCATTTGACGGGCCATGCGGGTTTTGGCTTGGCCACGCAAACCAAGAAACAGTATGTTGTGACGACTCAATAAGGCTCTTTCCGTATCCGGAATAACGCTGTCTTCATAGCCCAGTATGCCGGGAAAAGTTTCTTGCTTATTCTGTATTTTCTGAATCAGGTTGTCCCTGATTTCTTGCTTGATGCTCTTAGGTTGATAACCGCTGGCTTTGAGTTGGCCAATGGTGGCTATGTTGGGATGGTTACTCATAATGATGTCTGATGTACGATGTCTGATTTCTGATTTATTTCATTGTGCTACACACTTAAACTACTTCTCTATTGTTCGTTTTTAGATGGCAATTCTTCAGTGCCTTTCCTATCAACTATTATCTAACAACTATCAACTATTCTAATACAGTGTCTTCCTTCTGCCACTTTCAAAATCACGGAAAATGAAAGCGCCAAGATTGTCGAGTGATGCAAAGAAAGCTTTACCGTTATTGGTTTCTGTAAACTCTGTTACAAAGCGCTGCAGATAAGGATCGGTGGCAATCATAAATGTAGTGATCGGTATTTTCAGCTTCTTACATTGTGCTGCCAGGTTGAGGCAACGACTGAAAATTTTCCTATCAATACCAAAGCTGTTTTTGTAATACCGCTTCCCGATTTTCAAACAGGTAGGCTTACCATCGGTAATCATAAATATCTGCTTGTTCGGATTTTTCTTTTGCGCAGCAGTTCCATGGCCAGCTCTATACCTGCCACGGTGTTGGTGTGGTAAGGCCCTACTTGCAGATAAGGCAGTTCTTTTATTTCCACCGTCCATGCATCGTTGCCAAACACCACAATATCCAATGTGTCTTTCGGATACTTGGTGGTGATGAGTTCACTCAATGCCATGGCAACTTTTTTGGCCGGCGTAATGCGGTCCTCGCCATACAAAATCATGGAGTGGCTGATGTCAATCATCAGCACGGTAGATGTTTGCGTTTTGAAATCCGTTTCGCGGATATGCAAATCATCTTCATGCATTTGAAAGCGTTCGATGCCATGATTGATTTGTGCATTCCGAATGCTCTCAGTAAAATCTATTTGTTCCAGCGTATCGCCAAACTGAAAGGGTTTGGTTTCCGGATTGATTTCATCGCCTACGCCGGGCTTAAAAGTTTGGTGATTGCCCGACTTCGTTTTGCGCAGCTTACCAAAAATTTCTTCGAGGCTGCGTTTGCGAATACCCTGTTCTGTTTTAGGTGTAATGTTGATGGAGCCTTTCTCCGGGTCTTCAGCAATGTACCCCTGGTCTTTCAGGTCTTCTATAAAATCGCCCATGCCATAGTCGGCATCGGTAAGTTCAAACTTGCGGTCTATTTCATTCATCCAGTTCAATGCCTCACTTACATCGCCATTGGTATAGGTGAGCATTTGCATAAAAATATCCAGCAACTGATCAAACTTGCTCTTCCCTTCTGCGCCTTCTTCAAACTTCAAAAACCGATGCCCCTTCATGTTGCTTGCTTTACTTCTAAGGTACCACAATTTAACACGGCAGCGGGTGAATGGTTGTCGCATTCAGGAAAATGAATAACGATATACATTGGCTATTGCTACAAAAAAGATACCCGCAAAAGATTGCGGGTATCTGCTATAAGGTGGCATGATGATTCCTTATTTACTTGCTGGCTGAGCGTTGGTATCGCCACCAATTTTTACCGGACCTTCTACCACCGGCGTATTGTTGCGTTTCAACACTTCTTCCATTTGGTCGAGCATTTGCAGCATCATTTGGGTACGCTGTACTTCCAGTGTCATGCGTTCGGCACGCTGGTCGCCAATGGCAGCAAAATAGGCCATCTGCTCGGTCAGGTCTTTGCGAACAGCTGCACCAATTTTCTTGGCCAGTTTTTCTTCACCGGCACGGTAAGCAGCTTCCATCAGCATAAGGCTGGTTTGGTTGTGCAATGCATAACGGCTGGCCAAACCATAAGGCATGTTGGTGCTGTCCATCATTTGGTCTACCCGCTGCAGCAGTTTTTGTGCACTATCCTTTTGGCCGTTGGCGGCAAGGCTTACCGCTACATCTGCATAAGCCTGACGAAGGTTATTGAGGTGGCGGCGGTTTTCTTCATCGAAGTACACACCGGCTTTCTCGGCATTGCCAAACTTAAATTCCTTCATCATTTTTTCGTAAGCCCACTCGGTGTTTACTTCTTCGTTGGCTACAGGCACCAAACGGTAGGTCATACCATCGCGGCGCAGGTAGTTTTGGAAGCCCAGCTCATCAAACTTGCTGGTGAAATAAATGGGACGCTTGAAGTTGTTGCCAGCAATCACAGCCAACACAGCGAGATCATTTTTCAGCATTACTTGCTTGGGCACCTGGAAGGCAATGGTATCAACAATTGCATCCGTTGCTTTTACGGTACCATTCTTAACCACTGCAGCTTTGTCTACAGGTACATAGAAGGTATTGCTGGGGTAAACAGGAATGTATTCGCCCTGTGCATTGTACATTTTCTGGAAGTCG
The Phnomibacter ginsenosidimutans genome window above contains:
- a CDS encoding sigma 54-interacting transcriptional regulator — its product is MSFADERVLHYGIIPRSNRCIFVIDELPDLQARIQVALFNILQEGDIQIRGFKLRLPLDILFVFTANPEDYTNRGSIVTPLKDRIESQILTHYPRSIETALAITEQEAAILPQQAEKVAVSDLVKRLIEQISFEARSSEFVDKKSGVSARLTISALENAYSTAERRAIIHNEPATQVWISDLIGIIPSITGKIELVYEGEQEGPYQVAVNLLEKSMRSLFVQYFPNPDALKKRRITGKPSQQGKEEENPYKAIVNWFDAGNKIDLLVDASDREKMNQLYQVSGLHALVTKMFSRSNEMETALLMEFVLHGLASYSLISKKTLDGKIEFKDLMGSMLNFGGNFDDNEDLSEEDFN
- a CDS encoding DUF2452 domain-containing protein, which translates into the protein MAPKSGNYKMETDNKQHQLIVTTNWVAQDNGAFYSEYRFTPDGEWHPFDNQDLADSVLGQFKNASCLEIQFQKAEQTVLTVVKEIMPNGYLKITQTGIQPDGIPFTNVEMYHKQMSVLPYASSVGSVAIKPTEEGVIKHKALLAMEQQTDMQLDQIRQQIELLAKQAQELRKRKELSLMIYDARLSFQPVIGQTYYMYEKKDGNHLLSLVSPKEWGGSGPFKQFISAVKLLADHTWVEVEI
- a CDS encoding GAF domain-containing protein, producing the protein MAEDLTIIKGSKAEQYEALIPQIKGLLEGENNLVANLANVAAALKEQFGWWWVGFYTVDSEQELVLGPFQGPVACTRIRKGRGVCGSSWQQAVTLIVPDVEQFPGHIACSSASKSEIVVPVIKQGEVLAVLDVDSELLNHFDETDKQYLEEIVTYIPWPEKQSSSQVS
- a CDS encoding SDR family oxidoreductase, with product MEILVTGANGYIAQRLIPVLLEAGHSIHAVVRNAARFAEANAHDRMHIYEADLLQPESLSHLPKPIDVAFYLVHSMSANGDFSQSESAAAKHFVDYINQTACQQIIYLSGIVNETQLSTHLESRLRVEKILGSSLVPLTTLRAGIIVGSGSASFEIIRDLVEKLPVMIAPKWLNTLCQPIAIRNVIHFLCGVMLQPAYYHQHFDIAGPDVLTYKQMLLQFAAVRKLRRSIITVPIMTPRLSSYWLYFVTATSYPLAKNLVDSMKVNVIASPNKLAEELQIELIPYTTAVTMAFQRIEQHMVISSWIDSFSASNTSPQLMMQVEVPRHGCFNDIKWRKVGNNETQVLDNIWSIGGKRGWYYGNFLWRIRGFMDKLAGGVGLRRGRTHPSDINAGDALDFWRVLIADKQEKRLLLFAEMKLPGEAWLEFKLMKKNNQLYLRQTATFRPKGVWGRLYWYSVLPFHVFIFNGMASNLISYKP
- a CDS encoding Gfo/Idh/MocA family oxidoreductase, which codes for MEKTLNVGIVGFGMSAQVFHAPFVTTLPGFRLHAVVERRTDLAAAKYPGIITYRQFDDLLKDQAVDVVVVTTPNETHFPYSLQALAAGKHVVLEKPFTNTSDEARQLVKAAQQAGTVLSVYHNRRYVSDFRTIVQLLQQQTLGSVHEYECHFDRYRPEAKANAWREEPKPGSGILYDLGSHLIDQALCLFGLPKEITATVKMQRPHARIDDYFDIRLDYDVARVILKSGMLVREMGPRYMLHGTLGSYIKSGDDPQEALLKEGHLPNGNYWGLEPTGMEGLLHTEQNGTVIRQLLPSMAGNFGDYYRNLYNSIVHGAPLREKPAHGYNTIRIIELALQSSAEKRTLPVSGLMDETYPFGL
- a CDS encoding RDD family protein, which produces MQTSLPNSTPQQDFLAPFVEETSVRFAGFWLRFAAVIIDLFILIVVNLALGSIENLPSFTIYEWTESFNYTLGIDAEWVFNFLYYTIFESSNWQGTLGKRVLGLKVTDLEGKRISFLRAIGRHFAQYLSAITLAIGYMMAGWTEKKQALHDMIASTLVVQD
- a CDS encoding vWA domain-containing protein; translated protein: MKGHRFLKFEEGAEGKSKFDQLLDIFMQMLTYTNGDVSEALNWMNEIDRKFELTDADYGMGDFIEDLKDQGYIAEDPEKGSINITPKTEQGIRKRSLEEIFGKLRKTKSGNHQTFKPGVGDEINPETKPFQFGDTLEQIDFTESIRNAQINHGIERFQMHEDDLHIRETDFKTQTSTVLMIDISHSMILYGEDRITPAKKVAMALSELITTKYPKDTLDIVVFGNDAWTVEIKELPYLQVGPYHTNTVAGIELAMELLRKRKIRTSRYL